The Maridesulfovibrio salexigens DSM 2638 region GGTAGTTTCGTAGATGGGCAGGTAAGGCCAGTACTCGGCCAGCTGCGCATCTTTAAGGGAGAAGTCGAACTGCGTCTTCAAACTCTGGTTAAAGGGCAGAGTATGCCCTTTCAGGGCAAAAGGAGTCCCATTGATAATCATATCAAGACTGGGCTGGACCTGCTTCTCATTATCGCGAAGAAGAGACGAGGTGAACGGCACAAACAGATCAAGGCTGGAAATCTCATGGCGCACATCACGAACCTTATCGTAAACCCTACAGGTACCGTTGCTTACAACCAGATCACGTACGATAAATGGAAACAGTTCTTTTTCATCCGTGTTTGCTTCTTCCGGCTGCTCCTCAACATCGCCTTCAGGAATAAGATCTGAGACACTGCTGCCGCCCCTGAAAACAGCAAGATCAATCTGCGGATCCACTATTTTGATTTCATCAAGAATCAGGGAAAGACGAAACAAAGAAAAAGAATCAAGATTCAGATCAAACGTTTTAAAAGAAAACAAATTTCCTTCACCCTCTTTCTTACCGATCTCAAAACCATGAACAGTCAGTTGAAGGGTATAGGGATTCAAATCCACCTGTTCAATACGCACATCCCTGTTCAGCACAGCGGGGAGTTTAGAGAGCGCAACTTTCTTGATGGTAAAGGGGATGAGTAAAAACCCAATGATAGTATAAAAAATGAGCAGTCCGGCTACTATCAGCCCAACCTTACCCGGACGATTCAACCTGTTCCAATGTGTGCGTATTTTTTTGAGCATCTGATTATGATACCTCCGCTATAGATCCTATCTAACTTTTATATACCATTATGATTTGAAAAGACAGTTTCATATCAATTGTAACACTCTGCAATCATGGTGTTGAACAAATGATTGGCGACTGGTACGTTATGCCCGGAAACGGGAGGAAAATATTTCTAATGAAAGCAGAAACATCAATGATAAAAACGGCTCAGCAAACATGTACACTCTCCAAAGACTGGAGAGTCATGCTCCTGTGGCTGGGCATGTTGACCATTTTCCTCCCGGCAGGCGCACAGGCAAGTTCCCTGCAACTCAAGAATATGGTTCTCGATAATCAGGCCGGTTCCATCATGGCCCGCTTCGGAATTGAACTTGTCGCCGACGCACAAGTGGAAGATGCCCTGCTAAACGGTATGAAACTTAAACTTGAATGTGATGCTTCCCTCTTTGAGCATAAAAATGTCTGGCTGGACTCAAAAGTAGCAAGCAAAACGTATAGCAATAAACTTTATTTTGACTCCCTCTCCAACCAGTTTGTACTGGAAAAACCCGGAGCTAAAATATTAAAACACAAAAACCTGTCCATACTTTTACGAGAAGAATGGAAAAATTTTATCCTTGATTTAGGCCCATGGTCCACTCTCAAACGCGGGGAACGATACAACCTGCGCCTGAAAGTTCGCCTAGACCGCACAGAAGTCCCGGCATGGCTCAAGAGTACTCTCTTTTTCTGGTCTTGGGACGTAATCCCGGCCGCCACCTATCAGCTGGATTTCACCTACTGATTTTAGAATCGCAATGACTGAACAGAATATCAAAATAAGTGTGCCCGACACCAAGGAACGCAAACGCAGGCAACGGGAATATTATATTGCCTTTTTCTGCCTGCTGGTCTTCGTGGCACTGGGCTTTGTACAGCTCAAATACATCGGGGTAAACTCCTACCTTTTCGTAGGTCTGTTCAACCTGAACTTCATTCTGCTGCTCATTGTCCTGTTCATCGTGGTCCGCAACGGAGTCAAACTGCTTCTTGAACGACGGCGCAGGGTGCTCGGCTCCAAGCTGCGAACGCGCATGGTCCTGTCTTTCATGTCGCTTTCCCTTGTTCCGACCCTGCTCATGTTTTTCATGGCCATGCAGTTCGTGCAGATTTCCGTGGATTACTGGTTCAAAAATCAGGTTGAAGAATCCATGGTCCAATCCCTTGAACTGGGAAGGGCGTTTTATGCCTCGGCGCAGGAGGGACTGGAACGGCGCGGGGAAAATATCCTCGGAACCATCAAGGAAAGCCGCTATGCATGGGGCGGTAAATCCATGAAAAAATTTCTCGGTAAAAAGCTCGGGGAATACGACCTCGGCCTGCTTGGGGTTGTGCGCCCGGACCGTAAAAAAATCAACTGGTACTCACAGGGATCATGGGACAAGGCATGGTCGGAGATCAATGCCAAGGTTGATTGGGAGGATATGCAAAAGAATCCACGGTTCTGGTCCACCATCCACCCCATGCCCGGTAACGACATGGTTATCGGTATTCTGCCCGTGGATGAGGGCAAAACAGGGTTTCTGATCATCGGGGAAAATATCGGACAGGGAATGCTTTACAAGCTGGACCGGGTTGTACGAGGTCTTGATGAATACAAACAGCTCAAGACACTGAAGTACCCGCTCAAGATGAGTCTTTACCTGACTCTGGGCGTTACCACCTTGCTGATTATCCTCGGGTCCATCTGGTTCGGATTCCGTCTTTCCAAAGAGCTTTCCGCTCCTATTCAGGCACTGGCGGCGGGTTCACAGCGTATTGCGCGAGGTGACCTTTCCGTACGCCTTGAAGACCGCTCTGACGATGAACTGGGCTTCATGGTCCAATCCTTCAACCGCATGGCAGAAGACCTTGAAGACAGCCAGAAAAGCCTGAAAACAGCCAACGACAGGCTGGCACAGCAGAATCAGGAACTGGAACGCAGGGGCCGCTATATGGAAGCGGTACTCAACAACATTACCGCCGGGGTTATCTCCCTTAACGAAGAAGGCAAAATCAGCACCGTCAACTCTGCCATTGAAGAGATGCTCGGCATCGAAGCCCGCTTTGTACACGGGAAAGATCCGCTGGCCCTTCTGCCGGAAGGCGATCTGGCCTCACTTATTGCCGAAGCCCGCTTACACATGGCAACCAGCCCCTTTTCTCAGTGGCAAAGGCAGCTATCCCTCACCGTTGAAGGAAGGCACAGGAAGTTTCTGGTCAACGTTGTGGCCCTCAAAGCCGGGGATTCCAGTACCGGTATCGTTGCCGTGTTCGAAGATATTACCGAACTGGAAAAAATGCAGCGCATTGCGGCATGGCGCGAGGTTGCAAGGCGCATCGCCCATGAGATCAAGAACCCGCTTACTCCCATCAAGCTTTCAGCCCAGCGATTGCAGCGTAAATTCGGACAGGAAATCGAGGATAATGTTTTCCGTGAATCCACAGACCTGATAATTTCCCAGGTTGAACATCTGCAACAGATGGTTCAGGAATTTTCCGCCTATGCCAAGCTGCCGGAAGTACGGCTCAAACCGGACAATATCGCCCCCCTTCTTGAAGAAGTGGTCAGCCTTTACCGCAACAGCCACAGCAACATTGAATGGTCGCTGAGCTTTGACGGAGAACTGCCGCAATTGGAACTGGACCGCGAGGCCATGCGCCGTACTTTAATCAACCTGCTGACAAATGCAGCGGAAGCTTTGGACAACTGCGAATCTCCCACAGTAACCATCACCGCCATGCATGATGCCACCCTTGGCTGGTTGAGAATCGAAGTTCAAGATAACGGCCCCGGACTCTCCGCAGATGAACGGTCCAGAATGTTTGAACCTTACTTTTCAAGTAAAAAGAGCGGAACCGGGCTGGGTCTGACTATCGTCAAATCCATTGTCACGGATCATCGCGGATTTATTAGAGTCAAACCGGCTGATCCACACGGCACCATCTTCGTTCTGGAACTGCCGACCTGATATATTTTCCCTTATGCTTGCCTGACACTTATAATATCGTTTAATATAATACCGTATTTCAAAAAATTACTTTCTATAGTGAACAGTAACAAGCGGGATTCATATGATTTCATACAATGAAAAGAATGCCAAAAATAAGCTCCCATCCCGAATAATGGTCGTTGAAGACGAAGCTATCGTTTCTCTGGACATACAGGGACGACTCAAAAGTCTTGGATACGATGTTGCTGGAATAGCCACGTCCGGAGAACAGGCCTTAAAACTTATTGAGGAAACTTCCCCGGACCTGATTCTCATGGATATCATGCTTGAAGGGGACATGGACGGCATAGACACCGCTGCAAAAATCAAGAAATACCACAGCATTCCAATTATTTACCTCACTGCTTATGCAGACAACGACACTCTGAAACGCGCCAAAATAACTGAACCGTTCGGGTACATAATCAAACCTTTTGAGGATCGGGAACTCAACCTGACTATTGAAATGGCGCTCTATAAACACCATGCAGAAAGCACCCTCAATGATAATCGCCGCTGGCTGAAAACAACTTTCGACAGTATTGATGATGCAGTCATCACCACGGATCACCGTGGACGGATCAAATCAATGAATAAAGCCGCTTGTTTACTAATGGAAAGTGACATTGATAATATGTTCGGACGAGATTTTCAGGAAGCTGTAGATATTTTTGAAAGCGCTACAATGGAGTCCATCAAAATATTTTCGCAAAATGATTCAGTTCTCGGCGATGTAGTCCTTAAAAGTCCACAAGGAACTATCCCGGTATCAGTCAATATCTCAGGAATCTCAGAAAAAAATGATGTTGTGGGTAAGGTAGTGGTTCTACGGGATATTTCCGAACTTAAAAAAAGTGAAGACGCACTTAAAAAAAGCCTCAGTCAGCTAAGACGCACTTTTGATGAGACGGTTGTCTCCCTGACAGCCATGTCTGAGAAACGAGACCCTTATACTTCAGGCCACCAGCAACGCGTAGCAGAACTGGCCTGTCGCATAGCTGTAAAAATGCGGCTCTCAGCAGAAGAAATCAACTGCATCAGGATTGCAGGGATCCTGCACGATGTCGGGAAAATATCTATCCCGGCAGAGATTCTTTCCAAACCGACCAGACTGACTAATCTTGAAATGAACCTGATGAAGACCCATAGTGAAGCAGGCTATGAAATCCTGAAAGGAATTTCCTTTCCATGGCCCGTGGCCGATATAGTAATTCAGCACCATGAACGCATTGACGGAACCGGATACCCCAATGGACTCAGTGGAGACAATATCCTGCGTGAAGCCCGGATTATCGCTGTAGCTGACGTAGTTGAAGCCATGAGTTCCCACCGACCCTACCGTGCTGCCCTCGGTCTGCCCAGAGCCATGGCGGAAATTGCACGAGGACGCGGAACAGCGTATGATCCTGAAGCTGTAGATGCCTGCACCCAATTAATAGAAGAAGATAATTTTTCCTTTGAAACACGTACGGAAATATAGATGAGCAAAAACATACTGATTGTAGATGATGAAGACGGCATCAGATACTCCCTTCGCGGAATTCTTGAAGATGAGGGCTTTGACGTAAGCGAGGCTGAATCCGGTGAAAAGGCCCTTGAGCATCTCAATGAAGACCAGCCTGACCTTGTATTTCTGGACATCTGGCTTCCGGGCATGGATGGACTTGAGGTCCTCGACCGCATCAAAAAGGAATGGGACTGGCTGCCCGTGGTCATGATCTCCGGTCACGGAAATATTGAAACCGCTGTTTCCGCTATCAAAAAGGGTGCATTCGACTTCATCGAAAAACCTCTTTCCCTTGAAAAGGTGGTTATTACAGCTGAAAAAGCCGTGGAATTCTCACGCCTGCAATCAGAAAACAAAGCTCTGCGCACCCGCATTGCCGCTGAACAACCTGCCAGATTAACCGGACAATCCGAATCCATCGACTCCATGCGCGAGGTAATCGGTCAGGTAGCCCCCACTGATGCGTGGGTACTTATCACCGGAGAAAACGGAACCGGTAAAGAAATCGTAGCCCGCTCAATCCACTCCCAAAGCCAAAGGGCGGATAAACCCCTTGTGGCGGTAAACTGTGCAGCCATTCCTGAAGAATTGATTGAGTCGGAACTTTTCGGCCATGAAAAAGGAGCTTTCACCGGCGCGGAAAAAGCTCAGGAAGGTAAGTTTGAGCTGGCAGACAACGGAACTCTCTTTCTGGATGAAATCGGAGACATGAGTCTGAAAACACAGGCCAAAATACTGCGTATTCTCCAAGAACAGCGTTTTGAACGTGTCGGCGGAAGGAAGACTATCAATGTTGATGTGCGCGTTATCGCCGCGACTAACAAAGATCTGTTTCAGGAAATAAAGAACGGAAACTTTCGTGAAGACCTTTACTACAGGTTGAAAGTTTTCCCGCTGGAAGTCCCGCCCTTGCGTGACCGAAACAAAGACATCCCACTCCTGATTGATGAATTCATTACCAGCCTTAACCGTCAGCATGGATTCAAGCCATTGACCTTCACCGAACCAGCTCTCAATATTTTGACTGAATATTCATGGCCGGGAAATGTTCGTGAATTGAAAAACTTTGTTGAAAGAATGCTGATCATGTTCGGCGGCAAAGAAGTTGGGCCGGATAAGCTGCCCCCGGAAATAGCCAACGGTCCCCGCATTGAAAAGCCTGAAACTGATCAGGAACAACTTCCATTACCCCTGCCGGAAGGTGAGGTTGATTTCAAAAAAGCCCGTGCTGATTTTGAGGCCCAATTCCTAGAGGCCAAGCTCCGCGAGTACAAAGGAAATGTTTCAAAACTGGCCGAAGCAGTAGGTCTGGAAAGAAGCTCCCTTTACCGCAAGCTTAAGGCTTATGAGATTCAGGTGGATTAGCCTGCGCAGCATTTAAGGTCCTAGCCAGCGCACCGCTCCGGTATCAGTATCATAAACAGCACCCATGAGCTGGGCTTTGCCGGAACGAACCTTTTCAAGGACAGCCGGACACTGGCTCAATATCTCGCGCATTACCTGACGAACATTGGTTTCCGCCACCTTATCCGCCAGTTCTCCGCCCTTAAGAGATGGGTAAAGAACACGGGTCATTTGAATGGCAGGCTCCAGCTTCCCCATAAGCTGCACAAGGTGTCCCTTCAGCTCAACCTTATCAATAGCAGCTTTTATCAGGGTGGAGCGGGTATGGCCCATTACAACCAGCAATGGGGTTTCAAGGGCCAGCATTGAATATTCCACTGAAGCCAGCGTATCCGAACCAGCCACATTGCCTGCAAGACGAACTGTGAAAAGATCACCTAGGCCACGGTCAAAAATCAAAACCGGATCAACTCGCGAATCAGAGGAAGTGACCACTGTGGCAAAAGGATTTTGCCCCCTTAAAGCCAGAACTTTGCGCTGGTGAGAGGTCTGGTTGGGATAAACACTGCTCCCTTTAACAAATCGCAAATTCCCTTCCATGAGCAGGACCAGTGACTGATCCGCACCTCTTTGCTGCTGTTCTGCGCTCAATGCAGATGTACCATTTTCAGCAAAAGTATCGGAACAAGGGTAATTCACCAGAAATGCAGTTATCAATAATAAAAGTAATATCCTCAATTGGAGACTCCGCCGGTTGCGATTGGTTGCACTTATTAGATGGACCATACATACCACGGCCATGTTTATGCAAGGGGCGGTTTATAAATTACTTTTGATGAGACATGTAAAGTTTTTATCCCGCAGACCGATCAGATAAGCAAGACATCAATCGGGAGGGTGTCAGGAACTGCCGGAACAGGTGCAAGTTCCTTAAAACCATGTCCGGTCCTTCACCCGGGTAAGTCCTTCGCAAGAACGCCTTACCTCGCAGAACGGCCCGACATGGTTTTTATTTTTTGGAACGTGTAAGAAAAAAAACTCCACTCACACTAAATAGGGTGCTCCAGATACGAAACATAAGGAAAAGAGAAGCACCTGCAGTCACAGTGCCGCTTGAAGCCAGACGGAGCAGGGTTTCAAAGGCTGCCTCATTAACTCCCAGTCCAGCGGCTGGGGCAGGAATGATCCCGGCCAGAAAAGCCAGCGGAGCGGAAACAAAAATTTCATTAAAATCAGGCAACTGGGGGAGATTCTGAATTTGTGAAAGCAAATAAAGCGCATAAATAAGTGAAAGGTGCTGTACCATTGTCAAAGCTGCAATCTTCAAAAGAGAGGACGCTGAATTCCGATAAATAAGTATGGCCGAAACAACTTCACCCAGCTTCTCACCTAATTTCGACCCCTTGAAAAATTTCCTGTAAATAAACCCTGTTTCCATGAACTCCGGCGCAAGAAGAGGACCGCAAAGGGAAAATAAAGAAGCATAAAACAATACCGGACTCACTTCTGCGGCTAAATAATCATTGCCGGAACACCATACTATTGCGGCCAGAGCAGGAAAAAAAAGCCCTGTAAGAAGACCAAACAGACGTCCCTTTGCCAAAGACAAAAAACCAAGAAATATCCCCAACCAGAGCAAACAAAGAACTGCCATAACCGGTGTTGCCAGATGCCGTAATTCAAGCGAATTCTCAACCAGCGACCAATTTAGGGCCAGCCCCATACCACCAAGTAAAAACAATCCCATGATCCCAACAATGCGGTCCACTATAATGGCGGCACCAACCTTGGTGCCCTCTCCGGTAATGCGGGTGGTATAAAAATAACGGGCCACATCACCGCTGGCTGATCCCAAAACACATTGGGTAAAAAAATACATGACCGCTGAAATTCTAAAACTATCCCACAGAGAAATGGAAAGCCCCGCCCCCTTCAGCAACTCAACATAACGAGGCGCTGAAAGGGCCATCCCTGCCGCAATCACCAAACAACTCATAATCAAGGTCGGTATCTGAGCTGCTTCCACCAATAAGTATTCCGGGCGAATGCCTCCTGACTTAACCAGCCAGAAAAGAAGTCCCCCGGCGAGGAGGACTTTTAATACATTACCAACAAGAGCCTTGCGGCGGCTTGCAGCGGGTTCAGGATAATTCAATTCTACTCCGTGTCGTCTTCCAATTTAGTACAATCAAGCCGCATTTCCACAAGGTCCTCTTCGTAATTTTCACGAATCTCAAATCCGAACTTTCGAGAAAGTCCCTGCATGGCTTTGTTTTCGAAAAGAGTCTGGCCCACCAGCCAGTGGGTACCGCGTTCTTTTGTATAGCGTATAATTTTATGAAAAAGCATGGACCCCAGACCGGTTCCTTTAAGATCGGACCGAATCAAAATGGCAAACTCAGCCTCGGAATTATCCGGCTTAGTGGATGTGCGCACCACACCGAGAGTTTCAGGAATTCCGGACTCGCCCACAGCTGTGGCTATAAATGCCATCTCGCGGTCATAGTTGATCTGGGTAAAGCGGGACATGTCTTTGTGATCAAAATCCCTGCGCACCACGCCAAAAAACCGCATACGCATATCCTCATCCGAAACCTGTTCCAAAAACTTATAATGAGCCGGTTCATCTTCAGGTCTAATAGGCCGCAGGGTTACCTGCCTGCTGTCCCGAAGAACAACACACTCTTCCAATTCACGGGGATATGGACGGATAGCCAACTGCGGGCAGTCCTCACGGCATTCAGCCACCAGAATCTTGGCTCCAAGGGCCAACACTCCGGTATCATCCCCGTAGAGAGGGTTGATATCCAGATGGACTATCTGTGGGATATCAATAAAGAGCTGCGAAACCTGTATCAAGGTCAGACAAAGGTCGTCAATGTCCGCGGGAGGCTGTGTGGGAGTACCTGAAAGCAGCCGGGAGATACGGGTCCTGCTGATCAGTTCCCGGGCAAGGGTCATATTCAATGGCACCATGGCTACAGCCTGATCACGGACAACTTCACGGGTCATACCCCCATGACCGAAATGTATGATCGGACCGAAGGTGGAATCAGCGGACGCAGAAATGAATAGTTCATGGGACCCAAGCCTGCGACCCATTTTCTGAACAGTGAACCCTTCGATATATGCATCAGGACGCTGGCGGTTGACACGGGTGAGCATGGTTGCCGCCGCTTCCCAGACCTTTTCCGTGCTTTCAAGGTCAAGGACAACACCCCCTACATCATAGGGCTGGTTAATCTGCGGAGAACGAATTTTAAGAGCTACCGGACAGCCAATCTCATCTGCGGCAATAACGGCTTCCCGGGCGGACAGTGCCACCTTTGTTTCCACAACAGGCAGACCATAGGCCGCAAGAACCCTGCGAGCCTCCGGTTCATTAAGCTCCTGCCGTCCTTCGGAAAGAGCCTTGCGCACAGTCTCTCGGGCAGTGGTCGTGTCCGGGAAAAAGTCAGTAGGCAAAGAATCCGGAGTTTCGGTCAGTAACTCCTGGTTCCGCTGATACTCGGCCATGTACATAAACGCACGCACAGCCTGATCTGCACTCTCATAAGTAGGAATGCCGTGAACAGAAAAAATTTTACGCGACTTGCGGGACATATCCGAGCCCAGCCATGATGTCAGCACCATACGCCGGACCCTCTTAAGGCCCTTGGCAAGAATTTCAGCAACTTCAGCGCTGGAAATTCCGGCAAAAGGAACATGGACCACCAGCACAGCGTCCACTTCCTTATCTTTAATCAACACCTTGAGTGCATCGAGATATTTCTGACCGGGGGTATCAAATTTGATAGTCACCGGGTTGCCTCCGCTCCACTCTCCGTCAAATACGGTATTCAGCTTTTCAACCGTATCATCGGAAAGCTTTGCAAGCTTACCCCCTCGACGGATCAATCCGTCCGCTGCAGCGAGTCCCGCGCTGGTTCCGTTGACGATAATTGCCAAACGGTCTCCGCGCACAGGCTGACGCAAACTGGCAAGGGTCTGCGCTGCGTCGAACATGCCGTCAATGGTCTGCACCCGAAGCATCCCGGCCCTGCGGAAGGCCACATCATAAACTTCATCGGCCCGGGCAATCATGGCATTTTCCAGGCGGGCCAGTTCCTGCGTTACGTGCTGCAAAGCCTGCCCCGGACGGATAGCCAAAACAGGTTTATTACGCGAAGCCGCACGAGCCGCGGACATAAAATCACGGGCATCATGAATAGATTCAATATAAAGCAGGATGGAACGGGTCTGGGCATCAG contains the following coding sequences:
- a CDS encoding DUF4390 domain-containing protein, whose amino-acid sequence is MKAETSMIKTAQQTCTLSKDWRVMLLWLGMLTIFLPAGAQASSLQLKNMVLDNQAGSIMARFGIELVADAQVEDALLNGMKLKLECDASLFEHKNVWLDSKVASKTYSNKLYFDSLSNQFVLEKPGAKILKHKNLSILLREEWKNFILDLGPWSTLKRGERYNLRLKVRLDRTEVPAWLKSTLFFWSWDVIPAATYQLDFTY
- a CDS encoding sensor histidine kinase; protein product: MTEQNIKISVPDTKERKRRQREYYIAFFCLLVFVALGFVQLKYIGVNSYLFVGLFNLNFILLLIVLFIVVRNGVKLLLERRRRVLGSKLRTRMVLSFMSLSLVPTLLMFFMAMQFVQISVDYWFKNQVEESMVQSLELGRAFYASAQEGLERRGENILGTIKESRYAWGGKSMKKFLGKKLGEYDLGLLGVVRPDRKKINWYSQGSWDKAWSEINAKVDWEDMQKNPRFWSTIHPMPGNDMVIGILPVDEGKTGFLIIGENIGQGMLYKLDRVVRGLDEYKQLKTLKYPLKMSLYLTLGVTTLLIILGSIWFGFRLSKELSAPIQALAAGSQRIARGDLSVRLEDRSDDELGFMVQSFNRMAEDLEDSQKSLKTANDRLAQQNQELERRGRYMEAVLNNITAGVISLNEEGKISTVNSAIEEMLGIEARFVHGKDPLALLPEGDLASLIAEARLHMATSPFSQWQRQLSLTVEGRHRKFLVNVVALKAGDSSTGIVAVFEDITELEKMQRIAAWREVARRIAHEIKNPLTPIKLSAQRLQRKFGQEIEDNVFRESTDLIISQVEHLQQMVQEFSAYAKLPEVRLKPDNIAPLLEEVVSLYRNSHSNIEWSLSFDGELPQLELDREAMRRTLINLLTNAAEALDNCESPTVTITAMHDATLGWLRIEVQDNGPGLSADERSRMFEPYFSSKKSGTGLGLTIVKSIVTDHRGFIRVKPADPHGTIFVLELPT
- a CDS encoding HD domain-containing phosphohydrolase; this translates as MISYNEKNAKNKLPSRIMVVEDEAIVSLDIQGRLKSLGYDVAGIATSGEQALKLIEETSPDLILMDIMLEGDMDGIDTAAKIKKYHSIPIIYLTAYADNDTLKRAKITEPFGYIIKPFEDRELNLTIEMALYKHHAESTLNDNRRWLKTTFDSIDDAVITTDHRGRIKSMNKAACLLMESDIDNMFGRDFQEAVDIFESATMESIKIFSQNDSVLGDVVLKSPQGTIPVSVNISGISEKNDVVGKVVVLRDISELKKSEDALKKSLSQLRRTFDETVVSLTAMSEKRDPYTSGHQQRVAELACRIAVKMRLSAEEINCIRIAGILHDVGKISIPAEILSKPTRLTNLEMNLMKTHSEAGYEILKGISFPWPVADIVIQHHERIDGTGYPNGLSGDNILREARIIAVADVVEAMSSHRPYRAALGLPRAMAEIARGRGTAYDPEAVDACTQLIEEDNFSFETRTEI
- a CDS encoding sigma-54-dependent transcriptional regulator; this translates as MSKNILIVDDEDGIRYSLRGILEDEGFDVSEAESGEKALEHLNEDQPDLVFLDIWLPGMDGLEVLDRIKKEWDWLPVVMISGHGNIETAVSAIKKGAFDFIEKPLSLEKVVITAEKAVEFSRLQSENKALRTRIAAEQPARLTGQSESIDSMREVIGQVAPTDAWVLITGENGTGKEIVARSIHSQSQRADKPLVAVNCAAIPEELIESELFGHEKGAFTGAEKAQEGKFELADNGTLFLDEIGDMSLKTQAKILRILQEQRFERVGGRKTINVDVRVIAATNKDLFQEIKNGNFREDLYYRLKVFPLEVPPLRDRNKDIPLLIDEFITSLNRQHGFKPLTFTEPALNILTEYSWPGNVRELKNFVERMLIMFGGKEVGPDKLPPEIANGPRIEKPETDQEQLPLPLPEGEVDFKKARADFEAQFLEAKLREYKGNVSKLAEAVGLERSSLYRKLKAYEIQVD
- a CDS encoding carbonic anhydrase: MRILLLLLITAFLVNYPCSDTFAENGTSALSAEQQQRGADQSLVLLMEGNLRFVKGSSVYPNQTSHQRKVLALRGQNPFATVVTSSDSRVDPVLIFDRGLGDLFTVRLAGNVAGSDTLASVEYSMLALETPLLVVMGHTRSTLIKAAIDKVELKGHLVQLMGKLEPAIQMTRVLYPSLKGGELADKVAETNVRQVMREILSQCPAVLEKVRSGKAQLMGAVYDTDTGAVRWLGP
- a CDS encoding lysylphosphatidylglycerol synthase transmembrane domain-containing protein, giving the protein MNYPEPAASRRKALVGNVLKVLLAGGLLFWLVKSGGIRPEYLLVEAAQIPTLIMSCLVIAAGMALSAPRYVELLKGAGLSISLWDSFRISAVMYFFTQCVLGSASGDVARYFYTTRITGEGTKVGAAIIVDRIVGIMGLFLLGGMGLALNWSLVENSLELRHLATPVMAVLCLLWLGIFLGFLSLAKGRLFGLLTGLFFPALAAIVWCSGNDYLAAEVSPVLFYASLFSLCGPLLAPEFMETGFIYRKFFKGSKLGEKLGEVVSAILIYRNSASSLLKIAALTMVQHLSLIYALYLLSQIQNLPQLPDFNEIFVSAPLAFLAGIIPAPAAGLGVNEAAFETLLRLASSGTVTAGASLFLMFRIWSTLFSVSGVFFLTRSKK
- a CDS encoding bifunctional acetate--CoA ligase family protein/GNAT family N-acetyltransferase, whose amino-acid sequence is MSVINLEYLFQPGSVAVIGATNDPANAGNILMRNLMGGGFLGPVMPVSTDAEAISGVLTYKDVSELPKVPDLAIICLPLEECPPLLERLRNIGVKACALIGPGFSAIPENERVRLRAELLRAANSPQMRILGPKSLGFIVPAMNLNASLAPLPAKAGKIAFVSQSDSFIPTVLDWAATNDIGFSHVVSLGSRIDLTFGDVLDYLGSDAQTRSILLYIESIHDARDFMSAARAASRNKPVLAIRPGQALQHVTQELARLENAMIARADEVYDVAFRRAGMLRVQTIDGMFDAAQTLASLRQPVRGDRLAIIVNGTSAGLAAADGLIRRGGKLAKLSDDTVEKLNTVFDGEWSGGNPVTIKFDTPGQKYLDALKVLIKDKEVDAVLVVHVPFAGISSAEVAEILAKGLKRVRRMVLTSWLGSDMSRKSRKIFSVHGIPTYESADQAVRAFMYMAEYQRNQELLTETPDSLPTDFFPDTTTARETVRKALSEGRQELNEPEARRVLAAYGLPVVETKVALSAREAVIAADEIGCPVALKIRSPQINQPYDVGGVVLDLESTEKVWEAAATMLTRVNRQRPDAYIEGFTVQKMGRRLGSHELFISASADSTFGPIIHFGHGGMTREVVRDQAVAMVPLNMTLARELISRTRISRLLSGTPTQPPADIDDLCLTLIQVSQLFIDIPQIVHLDINPLYGDDTGVLALGAKILVAECREDCPQLAIRPYPRELEECVVLRDSRQVTLRPIRPEDEPAHYKFLEQVSDEDMRMRFFGVVRRDFDHKDMSRFTQINYDREMAFIATAVGESGIPETLGVVRTSTKPDNSEAEFAILIRSDLKGTGLGSMLFHKIIRYTKERGTHWLVGQTLFENKAMQGLSRKFGFEIRENYEEDLVEMRLDCTKLEDDTE